DNA sequence from the Suricata suricatta isolate VVHF042 chromosome 5, meerkat_22Aug2017_6uvM2_HiC, whole genome shotgun sequence genome:
caaataaaaataaagttaaaactacCCTCTTTGATTAACCATGACTAGTGATGGTGTCAGTACTGTACATTTTTTGtaacaatattgtattaaaaTGCCTGGTGTTTAGTGGCacggtaaaaaaattaaaataaattaagaagcGAAGGCCAATCACTGGACATTAAGCTTCAGACATTATCAATGACTAACactgatattttgtttgtttctgcgcCACCTTTAGTAACAGCATTTTTACAAccacagaagcaaaataaattctAGCTTGTCCTCTGGTTggatggcttctttcactttgcaggCATTTTCTCTGCCATGTGCTTCTGCTGACTTTCGGCATGTCTGTAAAATGAATCACACAATTATTTAGTGCTAAGAAAAGAGACCCAAACTGCTTTCTGATCTATAGCTAAAATAATCCCACAAACTGAGGTTCGGAGTTGCTCATAATGAAATCAAGAGAATTAAGAAGCAGTGCCTAATTCAAATGGATTTgctctctttaatttttgtattctatggaagattccttttctttaatatGTACTGGATTACCTTGAGAATGGCAGATGCCACTACTTTTGAGAAGAAACAGCActgtgtttaaaaacaaaagagttaaGCATCTGGGAAAATTTATGCAACAAATGTTTGATATGTTTCTTTGTGCCAGGCACCGCACCGTTCCTGGCGCTGTGGATCTGGTGCGCAGACAATGAGGGCTTTGTTTCCGTGGAACATATATTCCAGTGGAGACAGACAAAAAAGGAACAAGTAGCAAAGCGGGAGATAGCAGAGAGAAAATAATGCTAAGCAAAAAGTCAAAACAAGGTGCTGTGATAGCAGGTAACTACGTGACTACTTTATCtaaacacacgcacacagacacaaatataagcattaaaaaggcTCCTGACAGAAATCTGAAGCCAGTGATCCAGTTACACTCTTACAAAAGCTAATGTCTTCCTAACAAATTACAGGTCTTCACAGATGCCAAGATTTTCCATGTTTGCATACCCCCGCCCCCCAATAAATCCGAAGGGCATGATCGTGGCAGGGAGGAACAGTCGGGTGGGATGAATCTTCTTGTTCATCAAGCCCTGTTATTGCCTATAAGCCCCAAGTCCAGCCAAGCCAGCAGCTGGCCAGTGGAGACGGAGCGGGAAAACGGCCAAGCTGCTTACATCACTTGACTGGGCACTAAGTCAACATTGTCCCAGAGAGTGGTGGGTTTGACGTCTGCAAAAGACAAATGTTTTGAAGGACAATCTTAGGAATTTATAAATTTGGCAAGAGAAAGTCTCTAAGCCTGTGGTTTCCAGCTGTAATCAAAGGTTGAGGGGCAGTTTTGTGTGCTGTCTACACTTGGGTAGTCAGTGACGTCAAGTTTAACTCACTGGTTTTATATGCAGAATGTCTCCAATCtatgggagagggagaaaccacaAATACTTTCAGGAATAGGGAAGTGACAACAGTGTCCTTGCCACATTCAACAGCCCACAAATAATTGGTGATATTCATTTAACAATAAAGAAACTCAGGGAAAAGATATCAGCCCTTTATTCCTAAAAAACAATGGGCTGTAGCAGACCATCTCATAGCTTTGTTTATGTGTATAAAACAGCCTTGATCATTTTCATCAAGTAGCTTATGGGCCTCACTTAAATTCagctcaagaaatattttgatGCCCACTGAGCTAAGATTCCACTGTGGCTAATATTATAGTTTCtaagggatcctgggtggctcagacagttgagtgtctgattcttgatttcagctcagatcatgatcccagagtcacggggtcaagccctgtattgggccctgttctgagtgtggagcctgcttgggattctctctctctgccccttttccccactcgcatgctctctctaaaataaattaaaaaaaattagagttcctataacagttttaaaatatgtatcggtgtgtatgtgtgcatgcacatgtgtgttttcctgagagagaagggaagaacagGAAATAGCTTCAGAAAATATTGAAAGCTGAGTGTTATTTTGAGATATACATACAAGCATGAatttaaataacactttaaaCAAGGGAGGGAAAGGGTTTTAGTCCATAAAACTAAAAGGTTCTCATCAACTATGTATATGAaaggtttttaaactttttttttaatgtttattcttgagtgagggaaacagagcttgagctgggcaggggcagagagagagggagctacggaatccgaagcaggttccaggctctgaactgtcagcacagagcctgatgcagggctagagcccatgaaccatgagatcctgacctgagcagaaggaggatgcttaaccgactgagccacccaggcgcccctatatgaaAGCCTTTATTAGCATTTGTTTGATTCAAGCTCCACAAGACTCCTTTTTATCAGCAATCATTACCGAGGACCTGTGCCTGGCAGCCCCTGTCCTAAGCTCTGGGGATGcagcaaagaatgaaaatggcgttgtctttgcttttggttGAGGGAGGGGATTGTCCACAGTAGGTAAGGAAAAACAGCAGACAATTTAAGACAGTATGATTAGGCCCCACATGCAAGAGATCCTCTGTTGCCAGGAACACAGAGATGAGGGTCCTACCCCAGTCTTGGAGGTTGGGGGGGTGTCAGGGAGCACTTTTCTAAAGAGGTGTTATTGaagccagtgcttctcaaattcaGCCCAgcattggaatcacctggagagctctGACAAATCCTAATGCCCAGGCCACTCCACAGAATTATTAAACCAGAATCTTTGGAAGTGGGACTCAGGCATCAACAGTTTATAAAGCTCCCCATGTGGTTCCAATGCGCAGCCAaaactgagaaccactgatctgaACTGACCCTGGGAACGGGAGAACGTCTCACTATTTACTGGACAGGTAAAGTGAACAGGTGACTGGAACTCCCCAGCGGATGCTCTTGGCCTTCTGGGGTCAGGCTGCAAAAACTCTGACATTGCTGCCTGTAGGTATGTTCAAGTATCCTCAGATCCCCTCACAAGCAAAGTGATATTGTGCAGCCAGGGACGGACATAGGAACTTCTCCCCACCTGCTCCTCTTTAAAGGGTTCCTCTAACACCTTTAAATTAGCAACGCCTCTCCTTCTCACCACGTGGTTCTGCCCGCCCTGTTTCCCATGATCACACCACCtgaaaggtatttaaaaaatacactgcaAACCTAAGTGCCAGCTTAACACACTGAGAGAAAGGAGGAGCCTCTCCGTGTCTTCCCTGCAAGAGGAAAGCAGCACGCGTTGGAGCGTAAGGAGGCGTCTCTGCTGTCACAGGCAAGTCACAGAATTTACAAAAGAATGTACATAGAATTTTTTAGAAGAtgctgccttttaaaaagttttgtttaatgtttatttatttttgagagagagagagagacagagtgagaggaagggaggggcagagagagagagagagagagagagagagagagagagagagagagagagaacccaaagcaggctccaggctctctgctgacagcacagagcctgatggggcgctcagactcatgaaccatgagatcatgacctgagccgaagtgggacgcccaaccaactgagctacccaggtgcccctaaaagacgCAGGTTTTGATCTTCTTTTGCACAAATGATTTCCCATAATCTTAATACCTATTTACAAATTTCTTAGACTAACAACAAGGGATTTGTGTTACAGCTGTGGGGCAGTGCCTGAATGCTTCTGTAGGTGGCAATAATACTATGTGAGTGTTGCTGTGATAGATAAGATACAGGTAAACATGCTGAGAAGCTACGAGGCCTTCTggcttcttatttttgttttttgttaggaGCGAGGCAATATAATATCCAAAGCATACAACACAGAGTACTGCttataggtctttaaaaaaaaaagagagagaaagaaagaaaagcctaaaCATAGTTCTGTAGCATTTATTTTGCtaccaaaactattttttttactttaaaaaatattttttggttttcattttccaaaactatttttataacaccaaatttagaaaaatattttactccaCGCTACACACTGAGAAGAGGTCCTGTGGTAGGTGCTAAGTGCATTTTCACTACATATGTTTTCAAGCTTCTCTTGGATGGTTCTGGGTCATGTGGTTAATTCCTTATGTTATTGAGACAAGcagtgttctttctctccctggggAGTCTTCTAGTCTCTGAATACCATTTCTGGGATTAATAGTAATTATTACCTCTTGGTTTAAAGACTTCACGTGTAGTGTCTCAGAAAAGGTACTATAGCAAACGAGATCATAGGAAATGCTCACAgtatttcatgtactttttatatACTTAACGGCGATAGGCTTTTCTACAAATAAAACTACTAAGAAATGCAAGATCTTGACTGGCATTAGTCTAGTTTTCATATCCCCCAAGGTGGGAAACATTCTTTACCTCTTTACAGAGAGGTGTTTGGAGCCAGGCCCAGCTAGAAACTCAAGTGCTGGGGTTTCCCCCTGGTGAGAGCAATCTGGTGGCCCTGGTGCTGTGGAAAGGTGCCAGTATCCTTGCCTTCTGGACATGGCAGATGTGATCAAGGGCTAGGTCACATAACAGCAAATGCCGCTCTGTGGCACCCATCACATGGCGGCTCACATGCCAGCAGGGAATGGCTTCGAGCTAATCCCCAGGGCAACAGACTTTCAGGAAAAAGTCCTCCTGGGTCAGAAATGCTGACCTGATTTTAGTGGGGGTGTAGGAAGTTCTAATGCACTGGCAATCCATCCCAAAGGGAGGGTGAAAAAGCAATGCATTTGGGAAGGAGTTCTGGCCACTTCCCCTCCAGCTAAGCAGCTGATATGGGCAGAGATTAGGTGAGTTACTCATGGAAGCAAGGGGGAGTTCTCTGGGGCGCGCTCTGGCCCTAAGTCTTCAACGTTAGGCCACCCGGGGCTTCCTCCTTCTCTGGGAAGGGGAGGCGTCACTGACCTGGTCAAGTCTTCGATGTCCACCAGCATGGCGTCTTGCTCCGTGTGCAGCTCATCTCGGATGAGCAGCAGCTGGACCAACTCCTCATTCAGGCCTGGAGCAAAGGAATGAGCGAGAgcatttaaaaacagataaaattgtGTCTAAGTCGATATGCGCAGCTCTATGGACAATTATACGAGTTACTTTTGCTAATCGTCTACTAGCTTTTCATAAGCCCAGGAGAAGTCATCAGTCTGAGGACATGACTAGCTTGCATAATTATAGAAGTGttggaagaaaagaagtaaagtaTGAAGTATTTCCAATTACGTTCACTTTAAGTGGGAAAAGAAATCGTTAGCTGCTAGGAAAGTAAGCTTGCTGGAAAAAGCACGATTTTCCTTTGAAGAAACGCTAACACAAATGTCTGGGGCATGTTAAGATTTCCACCTTCTATCCTGAGGATGCTCCCGCCACCCAAGAGTTGAGGGACCCACCGCATCCGAAGCGCTACATTAGCCGCACAGCTGGAGAAGGTGCCCCACGCATGCTCAAAGGCTTCCTACAGTCTGCAGATGCGACAACCCTCTGTGCAGGCTGTTCTAAGTCATCGCTACAGACACTGGAAAGCCAGGGGTGTTAGGACCTgaagaaataattcttgaaacCTCTGGATGAGGACCAAGAAGAATATTCCCTAGGATTTATATGTAAAACACATATGGACAGATATATTTCTAATCCTCCTGAAATCCGTGCACTGGGTTAATATGGCTTCTGCtcctgaaaaatatgaaaaagtaaaaggggctgtcttacttttttccccctttgatgGAAGCTTTTAGGTCTGGACACATGGGGGGATAGCATTCATTTAGCAGCAAGAGCACTGGgcccagaaacaaaagaaaggaaggaggtatTCAGTCAGGTCCTCCTTGGAAATGCTTTTAGAGATCCTGACTTCAAATGATGCATTGATCTGCCTTTAGGTCAGACTagtttccaatttaaaaaagggaggaaaaaaaaaatcatacaaagagGTCTAAATTCATCTACCTCTGAAAAGAGCTAGATGACACTTCCAGTATTTAGAGGGCTCAGGAAGATGTTTCACTGGTAAAATATCAAAAGGTCTTTCACATCCTTGAAAGACTAACAGTCCTAGTAATTTACTctcaactgaaattaaaatgtagtagaattttgaaaaaatcCTGTGAGTCTATGGTTTCCTAATTAGAACGTTAAACCCTTtctcttgattttaaaacaaCACTGAACATATTAACTCTGAATACatccaattctatttttttcagtatgTTCTTagggtagctttttttttttaataaaaaaaatccactagGATAGCTTTTTATACTAGCACTCGGTAGAGGGGCTCACATAGTGCAGGGAAACTTTTCCCTTAtgaagtttttaactttttactatggaaattttcaaattgATACAAAGAGACTGATTTAATGAATCCTCATGTCCCATGCATCCAACCAGCCCCCCAAATCACCAGCTCATGGCCAATCTTCATTCCTCTATCTCCTGCTCTCCTACCAGTACCGGATTAGTTGAAAGCAAATTTCAGACATCATATTATTTCATCTCTAAATGTTTCAGTATGTATCTCTAAATACAGggctcttttatttaaaaaatttttttatgttttttatttatttttgagagacagagacagcgcgagcaggggagggtcagagagagagggagatacagaatctgaagcaggctccaggctctgagctagcggtcagcacggagcccaacacggggctcgaacccacgaaccgtgacatcatgacctgagctgaagccggacgcttaaccaactgagccacccaggcatcccatgcaGGGCTCTTTTCTTTTAGTTAACATAACCACAATACTTTTATCATAAGTAACAATCTAGTGTGTGAATTCTTCGGTTGGTTCTTAAATGCTTCTTTATAGTTTGTTGGTTTGAATGCATTTGGTTGGCATGTCTCGTAGGTGGTTTTTAATCTGTACGTCCATAGGATTTTACAGAATCACGCATTCCAGAGGCCGGAGGGCACATGGTTCAGTTGGACTAGCCACGCTGCCCAAGCGAGCATGTTCTGGGTCCTCGCTCTCATGGGACTGAGCAACCAATGCCCTTCTCTGCACAAGCAGCCACCTCAAGTGAGCGACGCTCATTTACCACCTACTTGGCACACTTGTGTCACAGGCCCTTCTTTATTCTGGGGGAAAGAAGGCCCATAAAATGTGCTATAATTTTCACATACTGCTCGTACGTGTTTTCCCCACCTTGAGTCCCACACAAGAAGTTGAAGTTGATGACCTaaaatgaatgtataaacaaGTAAAGCTGAGGGAATAACTGCCTAGTTAATGACATATAACTACTAAACTGCATTCCGGGAGCAGAGATTGTGAGCCAAATCCACCCCAGGCGCTGTGCTAGGCGCTGGGGATCTGAGATGAATAAAAAGGCCCTTTCACCTCTGTGAACCTTGAAAAGTCCTTAAGGTTTCTGACCACTTCACAGTAAAAAACCAAGAACAGAGCCTTGTgatcctcttccttctcttgcaGCACACAGGAGGAACCCAGTGAAACAAACAAAGGAAGTGAATCGAGGAGGTAGTACTATCCCACGAGATTTCACATTTGGCCCCCCATTTCCAAGTACATTGCACACTTACTTTCAATCTGGGAATGGAGGTCATTGACTATCACTTGTAGCTGCCCAAGAGTCATGTCCCGCAGGTCAGTGGGCTTTAGACTCCTTTTCATCAGGCATTCACTTATATGAGGCATGTGCGGCAGCTGAAGACACAAAGGAAAGGTACGGAGGTGTGGAGAGCAGCGGGTACACTGGATGCAAGCCGCACTCTCACCTGCCCGCTTcagcatgggctctgtgctccagaGCCTTCCCAGGCTGGCTTTCCCCATgcgacccccccacccccgcccccactgtcTAGGGCGCTACTGGCACCAAAATGCTACACTTCTCCAATCCAAAGCTTTTGGATTGGTCTAGAACAGAGGCTGTGACCACCCTGAGTCAATTATCATATCCACAAATGATGGACTAGGGAGCTCAAGGAATAGGAATGACCTGGATAGGATTAATAAGATCAGCTATTTATCACTTGGTACCACGTTACAAGCACTGTGCTGTGTCTTCGAATGCTTTGTTCACGGAATTTCTGCACTCATGCTCTGACACAGGTGGTGATgttcctattttacaggtgacaaaactgaggcttaaGTAACTTGCCCGAGCCCCACAGCAGGTCAGTGGTAGGGCTCtcaggcccagggctcttatCTACTATGCAATCCTGTCTTCACTGAAAGGGGGCAGTGAGGGCTCAGCAATAGTGAGTTCTGCCCCAACAGAACCAGTATTAAAATATTCCCATAACAGCTAATATTGCTTCTAAGAAATATAGTAGATATGAATCAAGAGCAAAGTTTGCTTTCAAACGATACAgtaggcaggaaaaagaaacgaacttaaatatttctcaatgGCAGTACTTTTTACAAACTGCCTTGTAGAAACCCAAGTTTGCACAACTCTGGGAAGGAACTGGGTCAGCGTCAACCATTTGCAGCCACGAATCGCTTGCTGGCCTTTCAGTGTTTGCTACTTACGAGATCAGCGACGGGAGActttttcctgttctgtttttcCACTTCTACTTGCATTTTGGCCATTGGTTTGGCCATGGCAAGGGCCATCTTGGCTTCAGCTTGCAATTTCTTTTGCCTTGTGAGGAAATCCATGTCATCCAGGGATTCGGATTCCTCTTCAGTAGTGTCTCTATCGGAATAGGAAGAACTCTGTTTGCTCTGTGAAGGGAAAAAGAGCAGCCCTGAGCTTTCTGTGTCAGGTACCATCTCTGGAGATGGGCTACAGCGTTCCCTGCGGCCTCTCGACTGGCCAAGGGTCCCCTCCACCAGTGTGACTTGCCACTTGATTTGGTCTGTATCAATCTCAAGTAACGTTAAAAAAGATGGTTTGTTTCTTAAGTGCCACGAAGAGGCTCTGATTTTAGCAGAGTAAAGTGACAATAGAGAGAACCTATTTGTGACAAACTTGAGATGTTTCTTTGGCTCTTGGTCTTAAAACTTTCCTGAAGTGATCAGACACAGCAAAGTATTTAACCCAGAGGTAGGGCAGTGTGTTGTTCTCTGGAGTGGACGGGATGTCAGGTGTCCAGTGAAGTTGATGTTGCACTGCGCTCACCAACGCTGTCTCCTGTTGTCTGTTCTTCCAAGAAAGGTGATAGAGACttcacagagaggaaggaaatccGGCAATAGGCTCCCGGGATCATGAAGCCATCTTTTGGAACCAGCTTGCTGGTTTCTTGGAGCAACATCTCTGGGTGCTGGCCTCCCCTCGACGCCCACCCTGCCTTTGAAAAATGTGTCCTACGGCTGGTCTGTGCTTAATACTTCTAAGCCTGGTAGGGAAGGATTGCTACCTAGCATAACTTATTAGGGCACATGTGACTTCTCTCATGTTAAATATGACAGTGGTTGCTAACTTTAACAGTACGTAGGTCTCCTTGGTATCACACCTGTGATTTTTCAATCACTGACAAATTTTAGGAGCATGTTATGTCAAGAAATGGTAAGAGACATTTCTTTTTGAACCTCTGCTGTGTTTTTTCCTgactaacaacaaaaaaagaagctaaagGACCAGGAaagcacgcgcgcgcgcgcacacacacacacacacacacacacacacacacacacacacagctccggTGGTGGCGGACTCACCATGGGGGACAAGGGGGTGTCCAAGCTGGTTTCAGTCTTACTGTCATCAGCGTCGCTGTCCTTATCACTGCCGCTGTCGTTGACGAAGCATATCTGCAGGTTCATCCCGCTCTGCAGGCTGCGCAGAAGCAAACAGGACACTAATTTCTACTCAGCTGTTTGTTATTGGGCGGTGCTCATCAGAGCCGTCTGGTTTTATTAACAGAAAGCAGTTTCACTGTGTTCTTCACACGGAGGAGTGACCAACATTACACCCAACTTGCGAATGATAACATTTACTAAAGGACAATAACGATAACTTAGTGAGTTGAGAATCGGATACATGATAAAATGATAACTTTTGCTAATATTATTTTTCACACCAATTGCATGTTAAGTGAAAGATGAATGAAATCCACATGTAGTAGCACCTGGCACAATACCAAACACAGTTGTGCAAAATATGAATGTGTTGAGTCACTGAGGTTACATTCCTGTAGATAAAGATAAATGGGGTCTGCAGCAAAATAAAGCTGCCTTATGGCATCTAGGGTCTCGTCCCATGGGGACAATTCAAAGACGCTCATTAGAGCCAGCTTGCAgagccacagctctctgaagaaagtctcctcccccgcccccccccccNNNNNNNNNNNNNNNNNNNNNNNNNNNNNNNNNNNNNNNNNNNNNNNNNNNNNNNNNNNNNNNNNNNNNNNNNNNNNNNNNNNNNNNNNNNNNNNNNNNNGGCAAAGGAGGCTCCTAGGCAGCAAGGGATCATAAGGAGACTGCCTAAGCTAGCTTTA
Encoded proteins:
- the LOC115292071 gene encoding schwannomin-interacting protein 1 isoform X5, whose protein sequence is MVHQENCSYQAQKNERESIRQKLALGSFFDDGPGIYTSCSKSGKPSLSSRLQSGMNLQICFVNDSGSDKDSDADDSKTETSLDTPLSPMSKQSSSYSDRDTTEEESESLDDMDFLTRQKKLQAEAKMALAMAKPMAKMQVEVEKQNRKKSPVADLLPHMPHISECLMKRSLKPTDLRDMTLGQLQVIVNDLHSQIESLNEELVQLLLIRDELHTEQDAMLVDIEDLTRHAESQQKHMAEKMPAK
- the LOC115292071 gene encoding schwannomin-interacting protein 1 isoform X4, which translates into the protein MNLDSDGMDDIMSQESPLDMEGNYKKAQKNERESIRQKLALGSFFDDGPGIYTSCSKSGKPSLSSRLQSGMNLQICFVNDSGSDKDSDADDSKTETSLDTPLSPMSKQSSSYSDRDTTEEESESLDDMDFLTRQKKLQAEAKMALAMAKPMAKMQVEVEKQNRKKSPVADLLPHMPHISECLMKRSLKPTDLRDMTLGQLQVIVNDLHSQIESLNEELVQLLLIRDELHTEQDAMLVDIEDLTRHAESQQKHMAEKMPAK